A window of Desmospora profundinema genomic DNA:
CCTTGCCGAAAGTGGTGTCCTTTATAGGAGAACGACTTCTCCACCTCAACGTCGACCCCGCCCATTTTATCAATGATGCGTCGGAATCCGCCCATGTCGATCTTCAGGTGATGGTGAACCGGGACGTCCAAAAAGGTTTCAACCGTCCTTACAGTGGCTTCTACCCCGCCTCCCAGTGCATAGGCATGATTGATCTTATCCCAGCGCTGTCGGCCGCCTTTCAGTCGGAGGAGGGTTTTGGTGTCACGGGGAATATTCAACAAGGTAACTCTTTTATGAGCCGGGTTGAGCACAACCAACATGATGGCGTCCGTTCGTCCTTTATCCCCTTTGCGGCGGTCAACCCCCATCAGAAGCAAACTGACCGGTTCTTTGGAGGGAGTCGGGAGGAGGGACTGAGAGGGATTTGTGGTTTTTGGTGGATTTGTTTGGCCGATGGTCTGTCGTTTGATGGGAGCGGAATCTGTGGATGGATGACTCTTGTTTTGGATACCCCAGGACAATAGGATCGCTCCCGTCAAAAGGGCGATGATGGCGAGACCAATGGAAACCCAACGATTCATGATTCCAACCCCCGGCACAAATGGTGCTTCCTTTCACGAGCCTTATGCTTTCCCGCCTGTTGCTGAATCATTCCGGTGTCCAATGCCCGTTCGTCAGT
This region includes:
- a CDS encoding LCP family protein — its product is MNRWVSIGLAIIALLTGAILLSWGIQNKSHPSTDSAPIKRQTIGQTNPPKTTNPSQSLLPTPSKEPVSLLLMGVDRRKGDKGRTDAIMLVVLNPAHKRVTLLNIPRDTKTLLRLKGGRQRWDKINHAYALGGGVEATVRTVETFLDVPVHHHLKIDMGGFRRIIDKMGGVDVEVEKSFSYKGHHFRQGPMHLNGSQALAYVRDRTGGSDYDRHIRQQQVLGDLWERGTRFSSLLNMQAWMPTLIRHVDTDLSPWEMWRLAATIRSLPPDRMQVLHLQGVDEWNDRYYLVVPQQERNRIRDILRKELQIDG